The Allorhodopirellula heiligendammensis genome includes a window with the following:
- a CDS encoding preprotein translocase subunit SecA: MSDSTVSRSESSEDQDLPVPAGGAGAPPPEGGPIPAEDAGPDPLAPNPASPEDAVLVSTAPDVANERRSGDPSARSTSYLSARNLRPRMVRWRRQLARVNAFEPILRAESDASIRKRSLALRYRAMAGEKLSTLLPEGYALCREAGRRALSMRHYDVQIVGGIGLFEGHIAEMQTGEGKTLTATLPLYLHSLLGKGAHLATVNDYLAKRDAEWMMPLFEMLGVSVGIIQTADDQGDRRKSYGAAITYGTAKEFGFDFLRDRLLLRAQNRIQTEMLGGGDGGFSDSGDQVVMRGMHFCLVDEADSILIDEARTPLIIGSIEDNVRDQIVETYRWASEHAPSFELDEHFEIDNDTKRYELTARGRSRVRALPKSDLVRTMGLVDLYEYIERSVKVHREFLLNRQYVIRPSEKDPNVDEIVIVDEFTGRLAEGRKWRDGIHQAIESKEGIDISVPTGQAARITVQDLFLRYPHLAGMTGTAATSASEMRRIYRTPVVRVPTNRPPQRKQLPPRVFGTLESKFDAIAKEVAEVHATGRPVLIGTRSIDKSVLLSNLLTEMSIEHEVLNANNVEREAEIVAAAGGIGRVTVATNMAGRGTDIKLADEVERLGGMHVICTELHDAARIDRQLIGRCGRQGDRGSYRQYLSLDDDILKGGLGVIKSNKLKSRGAANTGSADRMATTFTRAQRKVERQHFRDRMVMMHHEKERKKMQREIGQDPYLDTPD; this comes from the coding sequence ATGTCCGATTCCACCGTTTCCCGCTCTGAATCTTCCGAGGATCAAGATCTGCCGGTGCCCGCGGGCGGTGCCGGCGCGCCGCCCCCGGAGGGTGGTCCCATTCCCGCAGAGGATGCCGGGCCCGATCCTCTCGCCCCCAATCCTGCCAGTCCTGAGGACGCGGTCTTAGTCTCGACTGCCCCCGATGTCGCCAACGAGCGGCGGTCGGGTGATCCCAGCGCTCGATCGACGTCTTATCTCTCCGCCCGCAACCTCCGCCCGCGGATGGTCCGCTGGCGACGGCAACTGGCGAGGGTCAACGCGTTCGAACCCATCCTGCGAGCGGAGTCCGACGCCAGCATCCGCAAACGTTCGCTGGCGCTGAGATATCGCGCGATGGCCGGTGAGAAGCTCAGCACACTGTTACCCGAAGGCTATGCGTTATGCCGTGAAGCCGGTCGGCGGGCACTGTCGATGCGGCACTATGACGTGCAAATCGTCGGTGGGATTGGATTGTTCGAGGGGCACATTGCTGAAATGCAAACCGGGGAAGGCAAAACATTGACGGCGACGTTGCCTCTCTATTTGCATTCCCTGCTCGGCAAAGGTGCCCACCTCGCGACTGTCAACGATTACCTCGCCAAGCGAGATGCAGAGTGGATGATGCCGTTGTTCGAGATGCTTGGCGTGAGCGTAGGCATTATCCAGACGGCCGACGATCAAGGTGATCGCCGCAAGAGCTACGGGGCGGCAATCACCTATGGCACCGCGAAAGAGTTCGGCTTCGACTTCCTGCGTGACCGCTTATTGCTCCGCGCTCAAAACCGTATTCAGACTGAAATGCTCGGCGGTGGCGACGGCGGCTTTTCGGATTCAGGCGACCAGGTCGTGATGCGCGGGATGCACTTCTGCTTGGTCGACGAGGCCGACAGTATCCTAATCGATGAGGCTCGGACGCCCCTGATCATCGGAAGTATCGAAGACAATGTGCGCGATCAGATTGTCGAGACCTACCGCTGGGCATCCGAGCATGCACCGAGTTTCGAACTTGACGAGCATTTCGAAATCGATAACGACACCAAACGATACGAATTGACGGCGCGGGGTCGCAGCCGAGTGCGGGCGTTGCCCAAGAGCGACTTGGTTCGCACGATGGGCTTGGTCGATCTCTATGAATACATCGAACGCTCCGTGAAGGTGCATCGCGAGTTCTTGCTCAATCGCCAATACGTGATCCGGCCGAGCGAGAAGGATCCAAACGTTGATGAAATCGTGATCGTCGACGAGTTCACCGGGCGGCTCGCAGAAGGCCGCAAGTGGCGCGACGGGATTCACCAAGCGATCGAATCCAAAGAGGGTATCGATATCAGTGTGCCCACCGGCCAAGCAGCCCGCATCACCGTCCAAGATCTATTCCTGCGATATCCCCACCTCGCCGGCATGACCGGGACAGCGGCGACAAGCGCGAGCGAGATGCGGCGAATCTATCGCACGCCAGTCGTCCGCGTGCCCACCAACCGCCCGCCCCAACGCAAACAACTGCCGCCACGCGTCTTCGGAACGCTCGAGTCGAAATTCGACGCGATCGCGAAAGAGGTCGCCGAAGTGCACGCGACCGGACGACCGGTGTTGATCGGAACCAGATCGATTGACAAAAGTGTGCTGCTATCGAACCTGCTCACCGAGATGAGTATCGAGCACGAAGTACTCAATGCGAATAATGTCGAGCGGGAAGCTGAGATTGTCGCCGCGGCGGGCGGCATCGGTCGCGTCACCGTGGCGACCAATATGGCTGGCCGGGGAACAGATATTAAACTCGCCGATGAAGTCGAACGGCTCGGCGGCATGCACGTGATCTGTACCGAACTCCATGACGCCGCCCGCATCGACCGCCAGCTGATCGGACGCTGTGGTCGGCAGGGTGACCGTGGTTCCTACCGGCAATACCTCTCGCTCGATGACGATATCCTCAAGGGAGGATTGGGAGTGATCAAGTCGAACAAACTGAAATCCCGGGGCGCCGCCAATACCGGCAGTGCCGACCGGATGGCGACGACGTTCACGCGGGCCCAACGCAAAGTGGAACGACAGCATTTCCGCGACCGCATGGTGATGATGCATCATGAAAAGGAGCGTAAGAAAATGCAGCGAGAGATTGGTCAAGATCCTTATCTCGACACCCCTGACTGA
- a CDS encoding CPBP family intramembrane glutamic endopeptidase: MQDQTAIPAPHVDGVVATDAVELSGVELLLSMVMLLLIAAFASSLIKWILLLRRGARLFGEQALVPARERARPYWNPALFIFFFGVLIVASLLLNGWATRAGLISTASETVQTVADEKTLIEEVVRPDSNDAVPLIPDSIAPDSIAPDNATASGAKTPDAENVPDTGNATNTPAISVPSLLLSSASMLLATIVTIVFAQLFRPRVPDSGSELDPTAPRERPRIGCLPRRGDISLGFRAAWLILLPTMLLMGLVTLLQKYSHPVLEALKPTGPDASPDLSVFAALFFTTAIITPFVEEFWFRGMLQGGLQRLADLGVDARRFWDRHCQKSSNLSTDRPGDVSGEPEANSEPATSGERDGSGHSNASPAGAVLENPYAPPQEQANDPVAPQNNISSRQIDQDLDTRGDWTPTAVWPIIVTSLVFAVMHWGQGPAPIPLFFLSLGLGYLYRQTGSLVPSIVVHFILNGFTMCVTLLQFLR, encoded by the coding sequence ATGCAAGATCAAACTGCCATACCCGCGCCGCATGTCGACGGCGTGGTCGCTACCGATGCCGTCGAACTCAGCGGCGTCGAATTGCTACTATCGATGGTGATGTTGCTGCTGATTGCGGCGTTTGCCAGCTCGCTGATCAAATGGATTTTGCTTCTGCGTCGGGGGGCCCGATTGTTTGGCGAGCAAGCGTTGGTGCCCGCCCGCGAACGGGCTCGCCCGTACTGGAACCCCGCGTTATTTATATTTTTCTTCGGCGTGTTGATCGTCGCCAGTCTGCTGCTGAACGGTTGGGCAACCCGCGCTGGCTTGATTTCGACAGCGTCCGAAACGGTGCAGACCGTCGCTGACGAGAAGACCCTCATCGAGGAGGTTGTCCGCCCTGATTCCAATGATGCGGTACCACTGATCCCGGATTCGATCGCTCCAGATTCGATCGCTCCTGACAACGCGACCGCCAGTGGCGCCAAAACGCCGGACGCCGAGAACGTCCCTGACACGGGGAACGCCACGAACACGCCTGCAATCTCAGTCCCGTCGTTATTGCTCAGTTCTGCGTCCATGCTGCTGGCGACAATCGTGACGATCGTCTTTGCGCAGCTCTTTCGCCCGCGCGTGCCCGATTCCGGCAGTGAGCTGGATCCAACGGCGCCACGTGAGCGACCGCGGATCGGGTGCTTGCCGCGCCGGGGGGATATCTCGCTCGGTTTTCGGGCGGCTTGGTTGATTCTGCTACCGACGATGTTGTTGATGGGGCTTGTCACGCTGCTGCAGAAATACTCCCACCCAGTACTCGAAGCACTCAAACCGACCGGTCCCGATGCCAGTCCTGACTTGAGCGTTTTTGCGGCGTTGTTCTTCACGACCGCGATTATCACGCCCTTCGTCGAAGAGTTTTGGTTTCGTGGGATGTTGCAGGGCGGTTTGCAACGACTCGCTGACCTGGGTGTCGATGCGCGTCGATTTTGGGATCGACACTGCCAAAAATCGTCAAACCTGTCAACCGACCGTCCAGGCGATGTGAGCGGTGAACCGGAGGCGAACAGCGAACCGGCTACGAGCGGCGAACGCGATGGGAGCGGGCATTCCAATGCAAGCCCTGCAGGGGCGGTTTTGGAGAATCCTTACGCTCCGCCGCAGGAGCAGGCGAACGATCCGGTCGCTCCGCAAAACAACATCTCATCTCGTCAGATCGACCAAGACCTTGACACACGAGGTGACTGGACGCCGACGGCGGTGTGGCCAATTATCGTCACCAGTCTAGTATTCGCCGTCATGCACTGGGGACAAGGCCCCGCGCCAATCCCACTGTTCTTCCTCTCGTTGGGGCTCGGATATCTCTATCGTCAAACCGGCTCGCTGGTGCCTTCGATCGTGGTGCACTTCATACTTAATGGATTTACGATGTGCGTAACCCTGCTGCAGTTTCTACGTTGA
- a CDS encoding BBP7 family outer membrane beta-barrel protein yields MKTNWKMLTLAALLSAGTTAATAADNGYVSEYGDDAYFADTSEYFGGLYEDTASGDAAASVDQSDFVGDHAAEPQAVEPVAYVGDSHATYEQESYPQAEYQHDFGSGIVMDSDSYAYPSGDYGCSDGSCGDTYSASCRPQRSIACETNKWMTVEALLWFPQVRSSVPLVSTSATGTLPELDQGAQVAFGGNNAFGGELQAGFRVDGGFMLSDDFGVGGRFWMLGQASDSYAASGDGTNGSIGIPFYDTDLSTDAENAIRIAYADGIGAGDSDFAGSVSARSSFSVYAAEAYGRLRLLGGKGYRSDLIGGYSHFNIEDELSLNASTTQLEVGPGQGNRYSFSDNYTATNEFNGGQIGFLTSVGRGCWTLTALTKVHLGDMSQTFTNVGTRSLPSPAGVQQGGIFSPTNQTTITRNSFAFAPEANVKLGYQFRKNMRFTVGYSFLMWNDVLMAGDNLNRDINSSYLVGNANGVIQPPQRPAFQGLKTDSLFVHGIDLGCVFQF; encoded by the coding sequence ATGAAAACTAATTGGAAGATGTTGACGTTGGCAGCGCTGCTGTCGGCTGGTACGACCGCCGCAACTGCGGCTGACAATGGCTACGTGAGCGAGTATGGCGACGACGCCTACTTCGCTGACACTTCCGAGTATTTCGGCGGCTTGTACGAAGACACCGCCAGTGGGGATGCCGCTGCCAGTGTCGACCAAAGCGACTTTGTCGGCGACCATGCTGCAGAACCCCAGGCTGTTGAGCCTGTCGCGTACGTGGGTGACTCGCACGCAACGTATGAGCAAGAGTCCTACCCGCAAGCCGAATATCAACATGATTTTGGCAGTGGCATCGTGATGGACTCCGATTCGTACGCCTATCCCTCGGGCGACTACGGTTGCAGCGATGGTTCTTGCGGCGACACCTACTCAGCCAGCTGCCGCCCGCAGCGGAGCATCGCCTGTGAAACAAACAAATGGATGACGGTCGAAGCCCTGCTGTGGTTTCCCCAGGTGCGTTCGTCGGTGCCATTGGTCAGCACATCAGCGACAGGCACCCTGCCTGAGCTCGACCAGGGTGCTCAAGTCGCCTTTGGCGGCAACAACGCCTTCGGTGGGGAGCTCCAAGCGGGCTTCCGTGTCGACGGCGGGTTCATGCTCAGTGATGACTTCGGGGTCGGTGGCCGATTCTGGATGCTTGGCCAAGCTAGCGATAGCTATGCTGCCAGCGGAGATGGCACCAACGGATCGATTGGTATTCCGTTCTACGACACTGATTTGAGCACCGATGCAGAGAATGCCATTCGGATTGCCTATGCCGACGGCATTGGGGCGGGCGATAGTGACTTTGCAGGCAGTGTCTCAGCACGTTCTTCGTTCTCGGTGTACGCCGCCGAAGCGTACGGACGTCTGCGGCTGCTCGGTGGAAAAGGATATCGCAGTGATCTCATCGGCGGCTATTCGCACTTCAATATTGAGGACGAATTGTCACTCAATGCGAGCACCACGCAACTCGAAGTGGGTCCCGGCCAGGGCAACCGCTATAGCTTCAGCGACAACTACACCGCCACCAACGAATTCAATGGTGGTCAGATCGGCTTCTTGACTTCGGTCGGTCGTGGCTGTTGGACGCTGACCGCCCTCACCAAGGTGCACTTGGGTGACATGAGTCAAACGTTCACGAACGTGGGAACACGCAGCCTGCCAAGCCCAGCGGGCGTCCAGCAAGGCGGCATCTTCAGCCCCACCAATCAAACGACGATCACACGCAACAGTTTCGCATTCGCTCCTGAAGCCAACGTCAAACTTGGCTATCAATTTCGCAAGAACATGCGATTCACGGTCGGATACTCGTTCCTGATGTGGAACGACGTCCTGATGGCGGGTGACAATCTCAATCGCGACATCAACTCCAGCTACTTGGTTGGCAATGCCAATGGCGTGATTCAGCCACCACAGCGTCCTGCCTTCCAGGGGCTGAAGACGGACTCGCTGTTCGTCCACGGCATCGACCTGGGATGCGTTTTCCAGTTCTAG
- the pgsA gene encoding CDP-diacylglycerol--glycerol-3-phosphate 3-phosphatidyltransferase, protein MANPSIYNVPNALTTVRFALAIAVMVLIPMGEFWASLCVFLIAVSTDWMDGYWARKYGQVTKLGRIFDPFVDKIIICGTFIALVEVPDSPVKSWMATIVVGRELLVTSLRGIIEGAGGDFSARWLGKWKMVVQSAAAAAVLLSFVVEPLPSWLSITTLVLLWGAIFITLYSGAEYTLIAARLMQSDPQPPGERE, encoded by the coding sequence ATGGCAAATCCTTCGATCTACAACGTGCCCAATGCACTGACGACGGTGCGTTTTGCTTTGGCGATCGCGGTCATGGTCCTCATCCCCATGGGCGAGTTCTGGGCCTCGCTCTGTGTCTTTCTAATCGCCGTTTCGACGGACTGGATGGATGGCTATTGGGCGCGGAAATATGGTCAGGTCACGAAGCTGGGCCGAATTTTCGATCCGTTCGTCGACAAAATCATCATCTGTGGGACTTTCATCGCACTCGTCGAAGTCCCGGACAGTCCCGTGAAGTCTTGGATGGCCACGATCGTCGTCGGCCGCGAATTACTGGTGACGAGCCTGCGTGGAATCATCGAAGGGGCGGGCGGCGATTTTTCTGCCCGCTGGCTCGGTAAGTGGAAAATGGTCGTGCAGTCCGCAGCCGCGGCCGCCGTTCTACTGAGTTTTGTTGTCGAGCCGTTACCGAGCTGGCTGTCGATCACCACGCTGGTGCTGCTCTGGGGAGCCATTTTTATCACGCTATATTCCGGTGCCGAATACACTCTGATCGCCGCGCGGTTGATGCAATCCGATCCGCAACCGCCGGGCGAGCGAGAGTAA
- a CDS encoding choice-of-anchor A family protein translates to MVKHVHLIVLAAGLALSANSLHAAIINEFTMISLGDYNSGGTEVEGSAFVGGDTVGQVIVGTNSPFIQAGDTSLAVVGNIGNGATDNSSGNFVFNDTTTVNGAINNGPGGSTLTNANLEDVRTSAANELLSTSSYLAGLTANSTASFTAGPPGPVIFDVFAISANPNGVAVFNIPAGARIDQIQSIQFNNAAAASAIVINVSDEIVNFTANVVGSELNDEAFKAKTIWNYHQATSVRLGTSVPGATLAPLAAITIAASTEGAVFGATVTQSGGEIHGPNFAPNISPTAVPEPSSTLLLGLAIIGACGVSYRRRRSS, encoded by the coding sequence ATGGTCAAGCACGTTCACCTCATCGTCCTGGCAGCAGGACTCGCGCTGAGCGCGAACTCACTGCACGCTGCGATCATTAATGAATTCACGATGATTTCACTAGGAGACTACAACTCGGGTGGTACCGAAGTGGAGGGCTCTGCGTTTGTGGGTGGTGACACGGTCGGCCAGGTCATCGTCGGTACGAACTCTCCATTTATTCAAGCGGGTGATACGTCATTGGCTGTTGTCGGCAACATTGGCAACGGGGCAACCGACAACAGTAGTGGTAATTTCGTCTTCAACGATACGACCACCGTCAATGGTGCGATTAACAATGGTCCTGGCGGCTCGACGCTGACGAACGCGAATTTGGAAGACGTTCGGACGAGCGCCGCCAACGAGTTATTGTCGACCTCTTCTTACCTGGCTGGTCTCACCGCAAACAGCACTGCATCGTTTACTGCCGGGCCTCCTGGCCCGGTGATTTTCGACGTGTTCGCGATTTCTGCCAATCCCAATGGCGTCGCGGTTTTCAACATTCCTGCCGGGGCGCGCATTGATCAGATTCAGAGTATTCAGTTCAACAACGCGGCCGCCGCTAGCGCGATTGTGATCAATGTTTCGGATGAAATCGTCAACTTCACAGCCAACGTTGTCGGTAGCGAGCTGAATGATGAAGCTTTCAAGGCGAAGACGATTTGGAATTATCATCAGGCCACGTCAGTCAGGCTTGGCACCTCGGTCCCCGGTGCCACTCTAGCTCCGCTGGCGGCCATCACGATTGCCGCGTCTACGGAAGGTGCTGTATTCGGCGCCACCGTCACTCAAAGTGGTGGCGAGATTCACGGACCAAACTTTGCTCCGAACATCAGTCCCACTGCCGTTCCCGAACCCTCCTCCACGCTCCTGCTGGGATTGGCGATTATCGGGGCGTGCGGCGTGAGTTACCGCCGCCGACGATCCAGCTAG
- a CDS encoding excinuclease ABC subunit UvrA encodes MSPPIRIRGARVHNLKDLNVDIPRNQLTVITGVSGSGKSSLAFDTLFAEGQRQYIDTLSTYARQYLDAIPRPDVDLIEGLAPTLSIDQKSGTQSARSTVATVTEIYDYLRLLYARVGMPHCTHCGSSISTQTTDAIIESLAAYPPRTKLTLMSPMVRGRKGAHADVLEKIAAHGLVRARVDGEVYLLEDVPPLAVRKNHTIEAVVDRIVIKAGVEARLDESTRLAVRLSDGMCAVLAEPPDTESETKLFSTTMACVECGASFEELEPRTFSFNSPYGACPTCDGLGVVSEADLEKPTSGRRKTAKASTRKKADSESTSVCPTCHGGRLRPEALAVTIADESLPQVVAMPLPEAQVWMNSITDTLSELHRRVAAPIQAEVIRRMEFLRRVGVDYLTLDRSAATLSGGELQRIRLATCIGSGLVSVCYVLDEPSIGLHPADHDRLLGAIDELKRQGNTVVIVEHDEDTMWAADHLIDIGPGAGVHGGYLVSQGSPEEVASDPASPTGRYLSGKEIISDRRSIVDGRLRPPTDENSVPDQSPACQADPVTAERTSGLTTLPTGSAQQHWITLHGASLHNLQNVTLKLPLGRLIGISGVSGSGKSSLIVDTLYPALAAKLGLVAKPAGKHSRLVGADKIDKLIPIDQSPIGRTSRSCPATYAGVLDPIRNVFAATRAAKTLGFSASRFSFNSPAGRCEVCKGNGFERIEMNFLSDLLIECSRCGGKRFNRQTLQVRFKGATIADVLNMTIEAALEFFENVPKVHTLLASLFDVGLGYVTLGQSSTTLSGGEAQRIKLATELARPGTGSTLYLLDEPTTGLHFSDVQRLLIVLNRLVAAGNTVLVIEHHTDLLAACDWLVDLGPRGGEGGGRIIAAGTPADVAACEDSLTGQFLRKKYAASRPQ; translated from the coding sequence TTGAGCCCACCCATTCGCATCCGCGGGGCACGCGTTCACAATCTCAAAGACCTGAACGTTGACATCCCCCGCAATCAGCTTACGGTGATCACCGGTGTGTCGGGCAGCGGCAAGAGTTCGCTAGCTTTCGACACGCTCTTTGCCGAAGGGCAGCGGCAGTACATCGATACGCTCTCAACCTATGCGAGACAGTATCTTGATGCGATCCCGCGCCCCGATGTCGACCTGATCGAGGGACTCGCGCCAACGCTGTCGATCGACCAAAAAAGTGGCACACAGTCCGCTCGCAGCACTGTAGCGACGGTTACCGAGATCTACGACTATTTGCGGCTGCTGTATGCTCGCGTTGGGATGCCGCACTGCACCCACTGTGGCAGTTCCATCAGCACGCAAACGACCGACGCGATTATCGAGTCACTGGCGGCCTACCCACCCCGGACCAAGCTGACACTGATGAGTCCCATGGTTCGGGGACGCAAAGGTGCCCATGCCGATGTGCTTGAAAAAATTGCCGCTCATGGTTTGGTACGAGCCCGTGTCGACGGCGAAGTCTATCTGCTCGAGGACGTGCCACCCCTGGCTGTTCGCAAGAACCATACGATCGAAGCGGTAGTTGATCGAATTGTGATCAAAGCAGGCGTCGAGGCGAGGCTGGACGAATCGACCCGTCTGGCAGTCCGCCTATCTGATGGCATGTGTGCGGTGTTGGCAGAACCACCGGACACCGAGTCGGAAACGAAGCTATTCAGTACCACCATGGCCTGTGTGGAATGTGGAGCGAGCTTCGAAGAACTCGAGCCGCGCACGTTTAGTTTCAACAGTCCCTATGGAGCTTGCCCGACTTGCGATGGACTTGGGGTGGTCTCGGAGGCTGATCTGGAAAAGCCAACGTCAGGCAGACGCAAAACCGCGAAAGCGAGCACACGGAAGAAAGCGGATTCAGAGTCCACGAGCGTATGCCCGACATGTCATGGCGGCCGTTTGCGTCCCGAAGCACTCGCCGTCACGATTGCGGATGAGTCGCTGCCCCAAGTCGTTGCCATGCCACTACCAGAGGCACAGGTCTGGATGAATTCCATCACGGATACACTTTCAGAACTGCATCGCCGCGTGGCTGCGCCGATCCAAGCCGAAGTGATCCGGCGAATGGAGTTTCTACGCCGCGTCGGAGTAGACTACCTCACGCTGGACCGATCCGCCGCCACACTCAGTGGTGGCGAGTTGCAACGGATTCGTTTAGCGACATGCATCGGTAGCGGTCTGGTGAGTGTTTGCTATGTACTCGATGAACCATCGATTGGCCTTCATCCTGCCGATCATGATCGCTTGCTCGGTGCAATCGACGAGCTCAAACGTCAAGGCAATACGGTCGTGATTGTCGAGCATGACGAAGACACCATGTGGGCGGCCGATCACCTAATCGACATCGGGCCCGGTGCCGGTGTTCACGGCGGCTATTTGGTAAGCCAAGGATCACCCGAGGAAGTCGCCAGCGACCCTGCGAGTCCGACCGGCCGGTACCTGTCGGGCAAGGAGATCATTTCCGACCGGCGATCGATTGTCGACGGACGGCTCCGTCCGCCCACAGACGAGAACTCAGTCCCCGACCAATCTCCTGCGTGTCAGGCAGACCCCGTCACCGCCGAGCGGACGAGCGGTTTGACTACGCTACCGACCGGCTCAGCGCAACAGCATTGGATCACACTGCACGGAGCGAGCCTACACAACCTCCAAAACGTGACGCTTAAACTTCCCTTAGGCAGACTCATCGGGATCAGCGGAGTCTCGGGAAGCGGCAAGAGTTCGCTCATCGTCGACACGTTGTATCCCGCCCTGGCGGCTAAGCTGGGACTGGTCGCCAAACCAGCGGGCAAGCACTCACGTTTGGTCGGTGCCGACAAGATCGACAAACTGATCCCCATCGATCAATCACCCATCGGCCGGACATCGCGTTCGTGCCCCGCGACCTATGCCGGTGTGCTCGATCCCATTCGCAATGTGTTTGCTGCGACGCGAGCAGCCAAGACGCTGGGGTTCTCAGCGTCTCGGTTCAGCTTCAATTCGCCCGCCGGTCGCTGTGAAGTCTGTAAAGGCAACGGGTTCGAGCGGATAGAAATGAATTTCCTCAGCGATCTGTTGATTGAGTGCTCGCGGTGCGGTGGCAAGCGATTCAATCGACAAACGTTGCAAGTCCGCTTCAAAGGCGCTACGATCGCGGATGTCTTGAACATGACCATTGAAGCGGCATTGGAGTTTTTTGAAAACGTCCCGAAGGTCCATACCTTGCTCGCGTCTCTGTTTGACGTTGGCTTGGGCTATGTCACGCTGGGACAGTCCAGTACAACGCTCAGTGGTGGTGAGGCCCAGCGGATCAAACTGGCTACCGAGTTGGCGCGTCCCGGCACCGGCAGCACGCTGTATCTGCTTGACGAACCAACGACGGGATTGCACTTCAGTGATGTGCAGCGCTTATTGATTGTTCTGAATCGGCTCGTTGCCGCGGGTAATACGGTTCTTGTGATCGAACACCACACGGACCTGCTTGCCGCCTGCGATTGGCTCGTCGACCTCGGCCCACGCGGCGGCGAGGGCGGAGGTCGCATCATCGCTGCAGGCACGCCCGCCGACGTCGCTGCCTGCGAGGATTCACTTACCGGACAATTCTTGCGAAAAAAATACGCCGCCAGTCGACCTCAGTAA
- a CDS encoding ankyrin repeat domain-containing protein, producing the protein MADTVNPPTPLFAALECGDDAAAIRAIESGCDVNARDSRPYMGGGRTPIHVAAMMNNASMISLLLVAGANIDETDDDGRTPLWVACSNADYRAVEALLAGGADVNIQDQLRRTPLRYVSEKIGCFMAVLVALEQNAGG; encoded by the coding sequence ATGGCTGATACTGTAAACCCACCAACTCCTTTGTTCGCGGCCCTCGAGTGTGGGGATGACGCCGCAGCGATTCGTGCAATCGAATCAGGATGCGACGTGAATGCTCGTGACTCTCGGCCATACATGGGAGGCGGACGAACACCGATTCATGTTGCGGCCATGATGAACAATGCTTCGATGATTTCACTGCTCCTTGTGGCCGGTGCCAATATAGATGAAACCGACGACGACGGACGAACTCCGCTCTGGGTCGCCTGTTCCAATGCTGACTACCGGGCTGTGGAGGCTCTGCTCGCTGGCGGTGCCGATGTCAACATCCAAGACCAGTTGAGAAGGACACCCCTAAGGTATGTTTCTGAGAAGATCGGATGTTTCATGGCTGTGCTTGTTGCACTTGAACAGAATGCCGGCGGATAA
- a CDS encoding DUF2314 domain-containing protein, whose amino-acid sequence MHDEAELIPVFVPALGAILVAAEDKKSEPLTRQEVLSIRDNAACIMMTSFDAKKLAQSRGYDDIDPENCWYDWQMLRRELDRRPDRDPGARVDMVRSSDPAYRDCVANARATLDDFRSLIRRHDSHSCLIKTKLNDGQSSGFVWLFNTIVAGDSFTAELFEVPPSVSLLKVGQVFEVAEFDVIDWMVNDDGTLYGGYSLRYHRANLPPDERGAFDEYVGVTKYS is encoded by the coding sequence ATGCATGATGAAGCTGAACTGATACCGGTGTTCGTGCCCGCTCTGGGGGCGATCCTCGTTGCAGCGGAGGACAAAAAAAGCGAGCCACTCACCAGACAAGAGGTACTCTCAATTCGCGATAACGCCGCTTGCATCATGATGACCTCTTTCGACGCCAAGAAACTGGCTCAGTCCCGTGGCTATGACGACATTGACCCCGAGAACTGTTGGTACGACTGGCAAATGCTCCGGCGTGAGCTTGACCGGCGGCCAGATCGAGACCCTGGTGCTCGTGTAGACATGGTCCGGTCGTCTGACCCTGCGTACCGGGACTGTGTTGCCAATGCGCGGGCGACACTCGATGACTTTCGCTCGCTGATTCGTCGTCATGATTCACATTCATGCCTGATCAAAACCAAACTGAACGACGGCCAGAGCAGTGGTTTTGTGTGGCTGTTCAACACCATCGTTGCAGGCGACAGCTTCACCGCTGAACTGTTCGAAGTGCCACCGTCGGTTTCGTTGCTGAAGGTTGGCCAAGTATTTGAGGTCGCCGAATTTGATGTGATCGACTGGATGGTCAACGATGATGGAACGCTGTACGGTGGATACTCTTTGCGATACCACCGTGCGAACCTTCCCCCTGACGAACGTGGGGCGTTCGATGAATATGTCGGTGTGACCAAATATAGTTAA